One region of Pyramidobacter sp. YE332 genomic DNA includes:
- a CDS encoding ABC transporter substrate-binding protein, which yields MGMKKVAALTALLLCCAWPSLGAPVFDPEKVTGPRIERLCLVIVANADAQVLAAENGELDILGDIARPADIDRLSADPNLEMSLARGFHAFFLLMNNTRAPWNDRIVRQAAAQSIDRNGMVRSIYSGYCEPINSWLPPVSPWASPDGTRNIFDRAAAREKLLSCGYRFNFAGKLTAPDGRPLPKITLLAPLARAAPTTAEMAERLADSLNAAGFDVEVEPLDFSAMVARLDRKDYSLAVLAWSMGRNPDSLYSFYHSSMDVAGGYNLTGTHDAALDAALTRLRFAPDKASAERASAEAQRLLGELVPSVPVYSRFSVAAVSKKWRNVLSTDRITADNLWTLMMAEPRDGTTRTMTMALAEEPRSLNPFTASSAYSWQVLGMIYEA from the coding sequence ATGGGAATGAAAAAAGTCGCGGCGCTGACGGCGCTGCTTCTGTGCTGCGCCTGGCCGTCATTGGGCGCGCCGGTCTTCGATCCGGAAAAAGTGACCGGACCGCGAATCGAAAGGCTGTGCCTGGTCATCGTCGCCAACGCCGATGCGCAGGTGCTGGCGGCGGAAAACGGCGAGCTCGACATCCTCGGCGACATCGCCCGCCCCGCGGACATCGATCGCCTGAGCGCCGACCCGAATCTGGAAATGTCGCTGGCGCGAGGTTTCCATGCGTTCTTCCTGCTCATGAACAACACCCGCGCCCCTTGGAACGATCGGATCGTCCGCCAGGCGGCGGCTCAGTCCATCGACCGCAACGGCATGGTGCGCAGCATCTATTCCGGCTACTGCGAGCCCATCAACAGCTGGCTGCCGCCCGTTTCGCCCTGGGCGAGCCCGGACGGCACGCGCAATATTTTCGACCGCGCCGCCGCCCGCGAGAAACTGCTTTCCTGCGGCTACCGCTTCAACTTTGCGGGAAAACTGACGGCTCCCGACGGCCGCCCGCTGCCTAAAATCACGCTGCTGGCGCCGCTGGCCCGCGCGGCGCCGACCACGGCGGAAATGGCGGAGCGCCTCGCCGACTCGCTGAACGCCGCCGGCTTCGACGTGGAAGTGGAGCCGCTGGACTTTTCCGCCATGGTCGCGCGCCTGGACCGCAAGGACTATTCGCTGGCGGTGCTGGCCTGGTCCATGGGGCGCAATCCCGATTCGCTTTACAGCTTTTACCACAGCTCCATGGACGTTGCCGGCGGTTACAATCTGACCGGCACTCACGACGCGGCGCTCGACGCGGCGCTGACGAGACTGCGCTTCGCGCCCGACAAGGCGTCGGCGGAACGGGCGTCGGCGGAAGCGCAGCGCCTGCTCGGCGAACTGGTGCCGTCGGTGCCTGTTTACAGCCGCTTCTCCGTGGCGGCCGTCTCGAAAAAGTGGCGCAACGTGCTGTCGACGGACCGGATCACCGCCGACAACCTGTGGACGCTGATGATGGCCGAACCGCGCGACGGGACGACGCGCACCATGACCATGGCGCTGGCCGAGGAACCGCGCAGCCTGAATCCATTTACCGCCAGCAGCGCCTATTCATGGCAGGTGCTCGGCATGATCTACGAGGCCTGA
- a CDS encoding AAA family ATPase encodes MGGEKQVERRVVAQLLTLMDGLSSRGQVVVIAATNIPNTLDPALRRPGRFDREIAVPIPDRNGRLEILKIHTRGMPLAESVDLERLADITHGFVGADLQALAKESAMMALRRLLPSLDDAAKLKDESFLSMEITMGDFLTALREIEASAIREVFVEIPNTTWDDVGGLKDAKEKLVEAVQWPLKQGDLFRRWGVTPPRGIMIHGPSGTGKTLLVKALAHESGVNFITVKGPSLMSRYVGESERALRDVFRTARQAAPSILYFDEIDSLTPRRGNDGSSQAQTADRVISQFLAEMSGIEDMGGVVVVATTNRIDRIDPALFSAGRFELALELPMPDEAAREEILRIHLRKIPLAGLSFHDLAVRSEGMNGAEIAALCHAASMEALREQIRNGTDVSPCLERRHFEAAFRAEKLRRQALERENGDKADGS; translated from the coding sequence ATGGGCGGCGAGAAACAGGTGGAGCGGCGCGTCGTGGCCCAGCTGCTGACGCTGATGGACGGGCTTTCGTCGCGCGGCCAGGTCGTGGTCATCGCCGCCACGAACATCCCCAACACGCTCGATCCGGCTCTGCGCCGTCCCGGGCGTTTCGACCGCGAGATTGCCGTGCCCATCCCCGACCGCAACGGCCGCCTGGAGATCCTGAAGATCCACACGCGCGGCATGCCTCTGGCGGAAAGCGTGGATCTGGAACGTCTGGCCGACATCACGCACGGTTTCGTCGGCGCCGACCTGCAGGCCCTCGCCAAGGAATCGGCCATGATGGCGCTGCGCCGCCTGCTGCCGTCGCTCGACGACGCGGCGAAACTGAAGGACGAAAGCTTCCTTTCCATGGAGATCACCATGGGCGACTTTCTCACGGCGCTGCGCGAGATCGAGGCGTCGGCCATCCGCGAAGTTTTCGTGGAGATCCCGAACACGACCTGGGACGACGTGGGCGGTCTGAAAGACGCGAAGGAAAAACTCGTCGAGGCCGTGCAGTGGCCGCTCAAACAGGGCGATCTGTTCCGCCGCTGGGGCGTGACGCCGCCGCGGGGCATCATGATCCACGGCCCTTCCGGCACGGGCAAGACGCTGCTGGTCAAGGCTCTGGCTCACGAGAGCGGCGTGAACTTCATCACCGTCAAGGGCCCGTCGCTGATGTCGCGCTACGTGGGCGAAAGCGAGCGGGCCCTGCGCGACGTGTTCCGCACGGCCCGGCAGGCGGCGCCGTCGATCCTCTATTTCGACGAGATCGACTCGCTGACGCCGCGCCGCGGCAACGACGGCAGCTCGCAGGCGCAGACCGCCGACCGCGTGATCAGCCAGTTCCTGGCCGAGATGAGCGGCATCGAAGACATGGGAGGCGTGGTGGTGGTAGCGACGACGAACCGCATCGACCGCATCGATCCGGCCCTGTTCAGCGCCGGCCGTTTCGAACTGGCGCTGGAACTGCCCATGCCCGACGAAGCGGCGCGCGAGGAGATCCTGCGCATCCATCTGCGCAAGATCCCCCTTGCGGGGCTGTCGTTCCATGATCTGGCCGTACGGAGCGAAGGCATGAACGGCGCCGAGATCGCGGCTCTGTGCCACGCCGCCTCCATGGAGGCGCTGCGCGAGCAGATCCGCAACGGGACCGACGTTTCTCCCTGCCTGGAGCGGCGTCATTTCGAGGCGGCTTTTCGGGCGGAAAAGCTGCGCCGTCAGGCGCTGGAGCGGGAAAACGGCGATAAAGCGGATGGTTCATGA
- a CDS encoding ABC transporter permease, with the protein MRKNWLLRRVLASLAVLAAVLALNFVLFRVMPGDAVSTIIDPNFSPQAKERLRELYGLERPLPEQFFLYLKRMLTFRFGLSFLSRKPVWDELLSRLPGTLILMSLAMLCSAALGIWLGVKAAVKRGSWLERTVLRVGAAMSSFPGFFVQLVLLMLLAHDFPIFPLRGSLSVPAPSGAWALLADRAWHLALPVLSLTLMGFGGWALYVRNLMVRALGEDYVLMARARGLTRRRVIYGHAFRTILPPLVTILLMSVPGLVSGAVITETVFSLRGVGSFLLEALSGHDYPAAGASFYLLALITVVCNLLADVAYGLVDPRVRLEGVNR; encoded by the coding sequence ATGAGAAAAAACTGGCTGCTGCGCCGCGTGCTGGCCTCGCTGGCCGTGCTGGCGGCTGTGCTGGCGCTGAACTTCGTCCTTTTCCGGGTGATGCCCGGCGACGCCGTGAGCACCATCATCGACCCGAACTTTTCGCCGCAGGCCAAGGAACGCCTGCGCGAACTCTACGGGTTGGAACGCCCCTTGCCGGAACAGTTCTTTTTGTATCTGAAGCGGATGCTGACGTTCCGTTTCGGCCTGTCGTTCCTGAGCCGGAAGCCCGTCTGGGACGAACTGCTTTCGCGCTTGCCCGGCACGCTGATCTTGATGTCGCTGGCCATGCTCTGCTCGGCGGCGCTGGGCATTTGGCTCGGCGTGAAAGCGGCGGTGAAACGCGGCTCATGGCTGGAGCGGACGGTCCTGCGCGTCGGCGCGGCGATGTCGTCGTTCCCGGGATTTTTTGTGCAGCTGGTGCTGCTCATGCTGCTGGCGCACGACTTCCCGATCTTTCCGCTGCGCGGCAGCCTGTCGGTCCCTGCCCCTTCGGGCGCCTGGGCGCTGTTGGCCGACCGCGCCTGGCATCTGGCGCTGCCGGTGCTGTCGCTGACGCTGATGGGTTTCGGCGGCTGGGCGCTGTACGTGCGCAATCTGATGGTCCGCGCGCTTGGCGAAGATTACGTGCTGATGGCCCGCGCCCGCGGCCTGACGAGACGCCGCGTGATTTACGGGCATGCCTTCCGCACGATCCTGCCGCCGCTCGTGACGATCCTGCTGATGTCGGTGCCGGGGCTCGTTTCCGGCGCGGTGATCACCGAGACGGTCTTCTCGCTGCGCGGCGTGGGTTCGTTTTTGCTCGAGGCGCTTTCGGGCCATGATTATCCGGCGGCGGGGGCTTCCTTTTATTTGCTGGCGCTGATCACGGTCGTCTGCAACCTGCTGGCCGACGTCGCCTATGGGCTGGTCGACCCGCGCGTGCGCCTCGAGGGGGTGAACCGATGA
- a CDS encoding ABC transporter substrate-binding protein — protein MAGARHDLRGLIAVNPFTLEDMPGLAEEWRVETAGEGAGAHTVLRFRLKENLRWNDGTPLTAGDLKATIDFVHKNEIPRFFDAVKDVAETEAPNARELTVTMKGVSYWYLDNVAGLPWMPARIVENVRDWQNWDPLDREEKFGPRGLVGAGPFMLEEYRPGEYVMMKRNPCYLRLPEEERR, from the coding sequence ATGGCAGGTGCTCGGCATGATCTACGAGGCCTGATCGCTGTCAACCCTTTCACGCTCGAGGACATGCCCGGTCTGGCGGAAGAATGGCGCGTCGAGACGGCGGGCGAAGGCGCCGGCGCTCATACCGTGCTGCGCTTCCGGCTGAAGGAGAATCTGCGCTGGAATGACGGAACGCCGCTGACGGCCGGCGACTTGAAGGCGACGATCGATTTCGTCCATAAAAACGAAATTCCCCGCTTCTTCGACGCCGTCAAGGACGTGGCGGAAACGGAGGCGCCGAACGCCCGCGAGCTGACGGTGACCATGAAAGGCGTGAGCTACTGGTATCTCGACAACGTCGCCGGTCTGCCCTGGATGCCGGCGCGGATCGTGGAAAACGTCAGGGACTGGCAGAACTGGGACCCCCTCGACCGCGAAGAAAAATTCGGCCCGCGCGGCCTCGTCGGCGCCGGCCCCTTCATGCTCGAGGAATACCGCCCCGGCGAGTACGTGATGATGAAACGGAATCCCTGCTATCTGCGCTTGCCGGAGGAGGAAAGGCGATGA